The Deltaproteobacteria bacterium genome includes the window GCATGCTTGGACCCGAGGGCAGCCCATCGGCTGCGAACCTTTCGAGCATCCTTACCGCCTTGCAGAAAACCGAAGGCGTCCATTTTGAGCTTTCGCTCAAAGGCTAAGATGTGAAGCTAAATAACGATTAAGAGCGCGCGGAACAGAATTGCTTGTTCTGTCTGGGCCTATGGCTCTGCTAGATAATTTTTTGGATTTGCCGTCATTTCGTCACGTTGGGCAGATTATCGCTTGATTGCTGGCGGAACAAAGTTGGCTTGTACCAACCCTTCCACATACAAGATCGCTTCTTCCACGCACATCTGAAAGCGTTTGGTCTTCGCTGCATCGGGGCGCGGTTGCAGGCGCGACGACTTGAGTACGTCGAGAATCTCCGTCGACGCCAAAGCGACCATGCCGTCCAGCGCCGCCTGCCAAACTTCTTCTTCCGGATCGTTGAGTGCTTCGACGATGAACGCCGGCGATTGCTCTTCGCGTCGTTCCCAGGCGACCGTGACTAGAAAGGCGCGTACCTC containing:
- a CDS encoding HEAT repeat domain-containing protein gives rise to the protein MNDKIIDSLKAFRAGDDEAAMTTLLEAEEELVPALVEAFGQETDPEVRAFLVTVAWERREEQSPAFIVEALNDPEEEVWQAALDGMVALASTEILDVLKSSRLQPRPDAAKTKRFQMCVEEAILYVEGLVQANFVPPAIKR